In Paenibacillus sp. G2S3, a single window of DNA contains:
- a CDS encoding ECF transporter S component translates to MEQANQGQRQGQQDKGTRSRGLKLTDILVTIVIAVVFGIIYKIWGPMYDVVKPLGTHAEQTIYGMWFIAGTFAFLIIRKPGVALLAEIAAASVSALLGSEWGISTLYYGALQGLGAELVFAIFLYRNANVWVTSLAALAAAAGSLVLDFGYGYIESLSAWNYTLLIGLRGLGSIVIAGIFAFGLSKALELTGVTNVLRPASKADYDALTRL, encoded by the coding sequence ATGGAACAAGCTAATCAAGGACAAAGGCAAGGACAACAAGACAAAGGGACGAGGTCACGGGGATTGAAGCTGACTGATATTCTGGTAACCATCGTGATCGCGGTCGTATTCGGCATTATCTATAAAATCTGGGGACCGATGTACGACGTGGTCAAACCACTGGGTACCCATGCGGAACAAACGATATACGGCATGTGGTTCATTGCCGGGACGTTCGCGTTTCTCATCATCCGCAAGCCGGGAGTGGCGCTTCTGGCTGAGATTGCGGCGGCTTCCGTAAGTGCGCTATTGGGCAGCGAATGGGGGATTTCGACCTTGTATTACGGCGCGTTGCAGGGATTGGGCGCGGAGTTAGTCTTCGCGATTTTCCTCTATCGCAACGCGAACGTCTGGGTCACGTCGTTGGCAGCGCTCGCGGCGGCGGCGGGCTCGTTGGTGCTGGATTTCGGCTACGGTTACATTGAATCGTTGTCCGCTTGGAACTATACGCTGCTGATCGGATTGAGGGGACTCGGAAGTATCGTCATCGCCGGTATCTTCGCCTTCGGACTGTCCAAAGCGCTTGAGCTCACAGGCGTAACCAATGTGTTGAGACCGGCGTCCAAGGCGGACTACGACGCTTTGACACGACTATGA